In the genome of Blastopirellula retiformator, the window TCCGTGCGAGTTTCTGCTGATGGGGGACTTCGTTAGCCGCTGGATGAATTTCATCATGCCGGACAAGCGGCCGATGGATAACATGAAGGTCGGCTGGAGCAAGCCGCAGGAGGATGAGTTTGCGTTGGTCGCAATGGGCGTTCCTTCGCCTTACTACCGGATGGCGTTTCCTGACCACGACTTCGACGGGACCGAATATCTGGACATGGAGGGGATCAGCCCTGAAGAGCAACAGCAGTGGCGCGAGACGCTTGACCTGTTCATTCGCATGGTCACCTTACAACGCGACAAGCCGGTAATCCTGAAGTCGCCGACCCACACGGGGCGGATCGGCTTTTTGTCAGAGATGTATCCGGACGCCCGGTTCATTCACATTGCCCGGAATCCGCTGGAGATCTTCGCCTCGACTGAGCGGCTCTGGCAGACGATGGACGAGGTGCAGTCATTGCAGCATCCGAAGAATCCCAAGTATCGCCAGTACATCTTTGAGTGTTTCGACAAGATGTATGGCGCCTATTTCCGCGATGTCGACAAGTTCGACGCGGCGCATCTCTACGAAACGCGGTACGAGGACATCGTCGCCGATCCGGTGGGCGAGATCGAAAAGATGTACGGGGCGCTCAGCTTGGGTGACTTCGAGAAAGTTCGCCCCCAACTGGAAGCGGCGACGGCCGAAAGTCGCTCGTTCGTCCGCAACAAGCACGAGATGGAAGACGAACTCGCCGCCGAAATCTACCGCCGCTGGAAGCCGTACTTCGATCGCTACGGCTATGCGGCCGATGGGACGCTGCTGGAAGAATCGCCGAAGGCGGAGTAGCGCTGACCTTTCTTGGACAGCAACATCGCGATCGTCGAGATTTTATTCATGGCGGATCTTAGCCCCGATCGCGAGAGCTATCGCGGCTAACCGGTTTTCTGGCCCGCAAGAAATAGTCGAAGCCGATGGACCGGAGAAATCCATCGGCTTCGCCCTCCTGGGATTGAGGGGGGAATCTGCGTGTTACGGCAGAATGTAGCGGAAGAAGTTGCGGACCGGCTGGTTGTCGACGTAAACCCGCGGCTGACCATAGATCCCTTGGCCGACGCTGAAATCGGCGGGGATGCCAGCGACCGGCAAGATCGGGCGATAGGTCGTATTGAACCGAACCGGCGGCGGAGAAACGACCGTCGGACCGGTGATGACCGGTGATTGAGTAACGACCGTGGTGGTCGGCGCCGGAACGCTAAAGCTGGCCGGGGCGACCGCCGGAGCGGGATTGGGAGTCGAGTAGCAGACCGCTGGGCTCACCCCGCGAACTGCCGGTGCCGGGGCCGCGTACGTCGTCGTTGCTGGCGCCGGCGCCGAATAAGTGGTCGACGGGGCTGGGGCGACAACCTTCGGCGGCAGATAGTTGGGTGGAGATTGATTGTTGGGCGCCAGCGACGGAGCGTAATCGGCCGCGTTGGCGTCGCTGGGCGAAGATTGAACTTCGCTGGCATAAAACATCGTCCGCTGGACTTCGCCAGGCGGAGTCGATGAGGTTTGCAGCGGGCCTTGTTCGTACCACGGCGAAGCGGTCGAGCCGATCGAAGTGCCAACCGGCTTGGCGGTCACGACATTGCGTGCGACCAGTTGCACGTTCTGCGGAGCGACTTGGTGAAAGCGATCCGGCCGTGGCGCCTGGGCGCTCGCGATCGCGGGGATCGTGATAGCAGCGGTAAGTGCAAGCAAAGTAGTGGATCGCATTTTCTATCTCCGTGGCGAAGGGCCTTTTCGTGTTTACACGTCGACGGAAACATAGTGCAACGCGCATGCCGACGGTCAAGCGATTTGATTCGCTATGAACAACGCGACAAGAATAGCGCGAAAGGACAATCGCCGATAAACGCAACGGCGATAGGAGGTTGGCCATGCTATCGCTTGGCGACAGCGAGCGGGAAAAAAAGTTTTACGCGCGCAAACCTGGTCACTTGTAACGATCGTGAGGCGCGTAATTCTTTCAAGCCTGTCTCTTTCCGAGACAAAGCAAGATCGCTACCAATGCTATCGCACCCAGCAAATGGCAGGGCCAGATCGGAAAGCCGATCGCCACCGGAATCGTGCCAAGCACGATCGTCAACACGCCCACCGTCACCGCGTACGGCATTTGCGTGTTAACGTGCGCGATGTGATTGCACCCGCACGATTGGGAAGAAAGGATCGTCGTGTCTGATAGCGGCGAGCAGTGATCGCCGAAGATCGCGCCAGCCAGCACTGTGCCGACCACCGCGGCGAGCAGCGGCGAATCCGTCGGCGAGAGTTCAGCGCCGACCATCAAGTTGTAAGTCAGCGGAATCGCCAGCGGCATCACGATCCCCATGGTGCCCCAACTGGTGCCGGTCGAGAAGGCCATCGCCGCCGAAACGAGAAACGTCACCGTCGGCAGCAGCCAGAGCGGTATCGCGCCGCTGGTCAGATCGGCCAGGTAGAGACCGGTTCCCAGGCCCCATTCTTTGTCGCTGGTCGTTGCCGCCAGGGCGCCAGAAAGCCAAAGAATGGCCAGCGCCGGCGTCATCGCGATCGCTCCCTTCAGCATGCCCCAAAAGACCTTCGGCGGTGGGACAATCCGCTGCGGCAAAATCATCAGCAGGGCGACGGCGTTGCCCGCGATCGCGCCGTAGATCAATGCGTCGTACGAGCTGGCCTTGCCGAAGATGTTGGCCCAGGTCGGCTCGATGCCAGCTTGCTGGACCGCGATTGAGCCGGAGTAATAAAGCCACCAGGTGACCATGCCGACGGTGGTCAAGATCGGCAGCGCCGCATTGAGCCAGTGGCTGGTGACGCCGGACGTCTCCTGCGGCGCGTCAAACAATTGATCGTCGCTCGGCTCTTCCTCCAGCCGTTTCCGTTCGGCGGTCAGCATCGGCCCATAGTCGCGATCGAGTCCCGCGACCAGAAAGACGAATAGCAAGGCCCACAGCGGATAAAAGCGGTAGGGGATGCTCGTCAGGAAGAGTTGAATCGGCTCGATGCCGAGATCGCTCGGCAGGTTGGTCAGTCCTTCGCCGATGTAGTCGATTTCGACGGCGACCCAGGTCGAAACGAGCGCGAGCCCAGCGACTGGCGCTGCAGTCGAGTCGATCAAGAACGCCAGCTTCTCGCGGGAGATCTTCAGGCGATCCGCCAGCGAACGGGTCGTGCCGCCCAACAGCAGCATGTTGGCGTAGTCGTCGAAGAAGATCGCCAAGCCCAAGACCGAGATCAAGATCTGGCCGCCACGGCGCGTTTGCGCCCAGGGGAGTACCCGTTCGACCAGGCCGCGCATCCCGCCAGTGATGGTGATCAATCCCACCATGGCGCCCATCGACAGCGTGAAGGAGAAGGCCTTCAGCTTGTCGGTGTTCATGAGGTTGGCGCCGAGGTACTCGACGACCAGCGTATAACCGGCCGCGATCGGGTTACCGTCGCGAACGAGCAGCGCGCCCAGGACGACGCCGACAAACAGGGAGATCAGAATGCGACGGGTCGTCAGAGCCAGAACGATCGCCGTCAAAGGGGGTATTAAGCTAATCCAGCCGTGGTGTTCCATCAATCCGCTTTCTCATGGCCGACGGTCGACAAATTCCAGGGGATCTGCAGGCAAAGCTGCGCTCCTTGCTTGTCGACATTTTGAAAAGATACCGTGCCATGATGGGATTGGGCGATCGTCCAGCATTTGGTCAGGCCGAAGCCCAGACCGCGACCTGCTTCGCGACCAGAATAGAAGGGATCGAACGCTTGATTGCGAACCTCGGTGGGGGCGCCGGGTCCGCTATCAGCGATTGTAATCAAGCAGCCGTCTTCTTGGGACGCGATGGTGACGACGATTTCGCCATCGCTGGTGATGGCCTCCAGGCTGTTTTCGATGGCGGCGGCGACGGCCGCAGAGATCTGCACCCGATCGGCGATCAGCGTGACGGTGGGAGGCGCGTGAAAGCAAATCGAGGTCGACTGCGCGGCGGCAGTTAATTTGAGGGAATCGATCACCTCGCTGATGGCAATCACGACGTCAAACGGAGCGAACTGCGGCTCGGCAGGTCGGGCGAACGACATCAAGTCGGCGATCATCGCATGCCCGCGCATCGCTTGCGCGTAGATGGTCGCCAATTGCCGGCGACGCTCGGGATCGCTTTCTTCCCGCAGCAGCGACTGGGCCCGACTGGCGATGTTGGCCAGCGGATTGTTGATCTCGTGGCTGGCTCCGTAGGCCAACTGTTTCAGCGCGGCCAGCTTGGCGTCGCGAAAGAGCGTCGACCAGGCCTGGGACAGCGTAGCGCTGGTTTGCAACTGGGCAGCTACTTGCTCGCGCAACTCTGGCGACAATTCCGCCAGCAAAGCGTCGAGCAAACGCCCGACCAGCGGATCATCCTCAGAAGCGGATTGCAGCATCGTGCGGCCAAAATGGGGCAAGCTAAAGAAAACGCGTATGCTGAGCAGGTCTCGGCATACGCGCTTGGTCGTTCGTCATCGGCAATGACGCGTTGGCCGCGTCATAGCAGCGTTACATCGACGTTACCGATTCCAGGTCCAGCATGCTGCAGGCCCGGTCGAGCAGCGCTTCGACCGAGAACGGCTTCTGGATGAAATCGTTGGCGCCGGCGTCTTTTAGGTCCGAGACCTTATCCTGCTCGACCATACCGCTGATGCAGAGAATTTTGACGTCCTCCATGGTGCGGTCTCCCCGAACGCGCTGGCAAACTTCCTTGCCATTGATATCGGGAAGCATAATGTCGAGGACGACGATGTCCGGGTGGAACTCTTTGACGAGCATGCCGGCGTCAAAACCGTTGTTGGCGGTCTTGATCTCGAAACGCCCGTCTCGTTCAAACGCATCGACCATCAATTCGACCAAATCCTGGTCATCGTCGACGATCAACACCTTCCGCTTACCGCTTTCCAACGCGTCGGTCGGAATGCCGTTTTCTCTCATAAAATTGAAAAGTTGATCACGCGGGATACGGCGAAAACGACTGCCGGGAACGCGGAATCCTTTCAATTGGCCCGAATCAAAGCATCGAATGATGGTTTGCTGGCTGACTTTGCAAATTTTGGCTGCTTCGCCAGTCGTGAAAACAGTCTTCATCAGGTAACACCCTCTCCCTAGCCACACCCAGTACGGGTTGAAAGAGATCTCCCGCCCAGTGTGAATGAGCTTGTGATACAGCTCCTTCGTCCGTGGTAATCGAGCTCGAAAGCTCGCTGATCGCTTTGTTCTCTGAAAGGTGTGTATTCGCCACACCCTTCAGTTCTCGTTTATTTACGCTGACCATCCGGATATACCGAGATTGCCGAATTTGCCAACTGAGGGAATTATATCGCTCAGAAAGGTCGCGTCAAGATTGATCTTCAGGACGCAAGGTATTGTGTTTTAAGGACTTGCGAAACGAATTTGTAATACGTCGCGAAGAATCTTGATGACGCTGGCAGTTTGGCGACCAGCGGTGATGGCGCTAGCACGCATTCACCTCTAGCGTGATTCTGGGATCATAAACCCTGTTGTCCGCGTAGGTTTCGTCGATCAGGCGAACCGGGCGAGAGAGACCCGATGGGGCGAGCGAAAAAGGTGCGGCAAGCGACCTATTTGCCGACTGCGGATTAGGCCCCGTAATAGTGCAGAAAGTCGGAAAAAACTCCCCGCCGGCCGATTTCACGCCGCCGGAATCCGGCCTTCCAGATAAACCAACAGCAATGCGATATCGGCCGGGGTGATGCCGCTGATTCGCTCGGCCTGGGCCAACGTCCCCGGGCGGTGTTTGGCCAGCTTCTCGCGGGCTTCGGCTCGCATCTGCGAGAGGCCCGCATAGTCGAACGAATCGGGGATCCG includes:
- a CDS encoding Na+/H+ antiporter NhaC family protein, which gives rise to MEHHGWISLIPPLTAIVLALTTRRILISLFVGVVLGALLVRDGNPIAAGYTLVVEYLGANLMNTDKLKAFSFTLSMGAMVGLITITGGMRGLVERVLPWAQTRRGGQILISVLGLAIFFDDYANMLLLGGTTRSLADRLKISREKLAFLIDSTAAPVAGLALVSTWVAVEIDYIGEGLTNLPSDLGIEPIQLFLTSIPYRFYPLWALLFVFLVAGLDRDYGPMLTAERKRLEEEPSDDQLFDAPQETSGVTSHWLNAALPILTTVGMVTWWLYYSGSIAVQQAGIEPTWANIFGKASSYDALIYGAIAGNAVALLMILPQRIVPPPKVFWGMLKGAIAMTPALAILWLSGALAATTSDKEWGLGTGLYLADLTSGAIPLWLLPTVTFLVSAAMAFSTGTSWGTMGIVMPLAIPLTYNLMVGAELSPTDSPLLAAVVGTVLAGAIFGDHCSPLSDTTILSSQSCGCNHIAHVNTQMPYAVTVGVLTIVLGTIPVAIGFPIWPCHLLGAIALVAILLCLGKRQA
- a CDS encoding sulfotransferase family protein; amino-acid sequence: MTDPAAKPSRKQKANAYPWYSPRIWHGMRFRPWIRLLARHRFHCHPLRVTMAGIITGFTAFNSAAYRVQLALHGKKIAEADPKSPMVFIVGHWRSGTTYLHELMSVDEAFTSPTTMQCFGPCEFLLMGDFVSRWMNFIMPDKRPMDNMKVGWSKPQEDEFALVAMGVPSPYYRMAFPDHDFDGTEYLDMEGISPEEQQQWRETLDLFIRMVTLQRDKPVILKSPTHTGRIGFLSEMYPDARFIHIARNPLEIFASTERLWQTMDEVQSLQHPKNPKYRQYIFECFDKMYGAYFRDVDKFDAAHLYETRYEDIVADPVGEIEKMYGALSLGDFEKVRPQLEAATAESRSFVRNKHEMEDELAAEIYRRWKPYFDRYGYAADGTLLEESPKAE
- a CDS encoding response regulator transcription factor — translated: MRENGIPTDALESGKRKVLIVDDDQDLVELMVDAFERDGRFEIKTANNGFDAGMLVKEFHPDIVVLDIMLPDINGKEVCQRVRGDRTMEDVKILCISGMVEQDKVSDLKDAGANDFIQKPFSVEALLDRACSMLDLESVTSM
- a CDS encoding sensor histidine kinase, yielding MLQSASEDDPLVGRLLDALLAELSPELREQVAAQLQTSATLSQAWSTLFRDAKLAALKQLAYGASHEINNPLANIASRAQSLLREESDPERRRQLATIYAQAMRGHAMIADLMSFARPAEPQFAPFDVVIAISEVIDSLKLTAAAQSTSICFHAPPTVTLIADRVQISAAVAAAIENSLEAITSDGEIVVTIASQEDGCLITIADSGPGAPTEVRNQAFDPFYSGREAGRGLGFGLTKCWTIAQSHHGTVSFQNVDKQGAQLCLQIPWNLSTVGHEKAD